In Chitinibacter sp. SCUT-21, a single genomic region encodes these proteins:
- a CDS encoding NAD(P)H-binding protein: protein MKLLIVGATGAVGQAVLQQALADSRISAVIAPTRRALPSHAKLENPLLDFKQLPPDAAWWAADGLICALGTTQKIAGSPERFVAIDRDLVIRVAELARRAGVPYLALNSSLGASLQGNLYLRTKAEAEQGVRALGFPRLLIVRPSLINAVRTPPRPAEHIGLCVSRLLGPLIPRRYRPVTPDTIAAAMLNGLFADGQGEWILESDQL from the coding sequence ATGAAGCTATTAATTGTTGGCGCCACGGGCGCGGTAGGGCAGGCGGTCTTGCAGCAAGCTTTGGCCGATTCACGCATTAGTGCGGTAATTGCGCCCACGCGCCGCGCGTTGCCCAGCCATGCCAAATTGGAAAATCCGCTCCTCGACTTTAAGCAATTGCCACCCGATGCGGCGTGGTGGGCGGCCGATGGGCTGATTTGCGCCTTGGGCACGACACAAAAAATCGCCGGCTCGCCCGAGCGATTTGTCGCCATTGATCGTGATTTGGTGATCCGCGTGGCTGAGCTGGCGCGCCGAGCTGGGGTACCTTATCTGGCGCTCAATTCCTCGCTCGGCGCCAGTTTGCAGGGCAATCTGTATTTGCGTACCAAAGCCGAGGCCGAGCAAGGCGTGCGGGCCTTGGGTTTTCCACGCCTATTGATTGTGCGGCCCTCGTTGATCAACGCGGTGCGCACGCCACCACGGCCAGCGGAACATATCGGTTTGTGCGTCAGCCGACTATTGGGGCCGCTGATTCCCCGTCGCTATCGTCCCGTGACGCCCGATACGATTGCCGCCGCAATGCTCAATGGCCTGTTTGCCGATGGACAAGGGGAATGGATTTTGGAGTCGGATCAGTTGTAG
- a CDS encoding DUF1801 domain-containing protein: MTNTTPPNTKVRAFLDDIALINPERHQLISAIHALILGLDAGVSEEIKYGGILFSAGGSAKSAAQPFCGIFSYTAHVSVEFSHGAQLRDEFAVLEGAGKFRRHIKLTSEQDIERKQLPTYLAQAFAATPAN; the protein is encoded by the coding sequence ATGACCAACACCACACCGCCAAACACCAAAGTCCGCGCCTTTCTCGATGACATTGCCCTTATCAACCCCGAGCGACATCAACTGATTAGCGCAATTCACGCGTTGATTTTGGGCTTGGATGCGGGGGTGAGCGAGGAGATCAAATACGGCGGGATCTTGTTTTCGGCGGGAGGTTCAGCCAAGTCTGCTGCTCAGCCGTTTTGCGGGATTTTTTCCTACACCGCGCATGTGTCAGTTGAATTTAGCCACGGCGCGCAGTTGCGTGATGAATTTGCGGTACTGGAAGGCGCGGGCAAATTTCGCCGACATATCAAGCTCACCAGCGAGCAGGACATTGAGCGCAAACAGCTGCCGACGTATCTAGCGCAGGCGTTTGCCGCCACGCCGGCGAATTAA
- a CDS encoding MerR family DNA-binding transcriptional regulator: MYIGELAKITGLSIKAIRHYEEIGLIKAPARKGQYRIYDQSYVPVLGMITLAKSLGFTLLELQTIVQAKTQQGLVPIDLLRNEIGVKRAALTNQLEQINGMLNGLAQLEQSVIQHNQCLLQSLQNPLDSPL; this comes from the coding sequence ATGTATATCGGTGAGTTAGCCAAAATCACAGGTCTGAGTATTAAGGCCATTCGGCACTATGAAGAGATTGGCTTGATTAAAGCCCCGGCCCGAAAGGGGCAATATCGCATATACGATCAGAGCTATGTGCCGGTCTTGGGCATGATCACCTTGGCCAAAAGCCTTGGTTTTACATTGCTTGAGTTGCAAACGATAGTGCAAGCCAAAACACAGCAAGGCTTAGTGCCGATCGATTTATTGCGAAACGAAATCGGAGTTAAACGAGCAGCGCTCACGAATCAACTAGAGCAAATCAATGGCATGCTCAATGGATTGGCACAGCTAGAGCAAAGTGTGATTCAACATAATCAATGTTTGCTGCAATCGTTGCAAAACCCGCTTGACTCTCCTCTTTAG
- a CDS encoding LysR family transcriptional regulator, translated as MDKLRSMAVFVGVVESGSFSAAADALNISAVMVGKHIAQLEALLGVRLLERTTRKHSLTSAGANYYDNCKKVLEQVRWAESSIESLQAQPQGLLRISAPINLGATVIAPLVAGYLAQYPQVKIELILSNTRVDLIEDGFDLAIRTGDLGNSDLVARALPNYQLRLCASPAYLQQYGKPEHPSELQQHYCATHLIWGNRHEWPGLRLRDQQIWPCNSRFASNDSRALLQAALNGTGIIFQPEVLLGEDIAAGRLVAILNDYLPPATPVHLVYLSDPRPRPKLNSVVEYLLANYPRP; from the coding sequence ATGGACAAATTGCGCAGCATGGCGGTGTTTGTGGGGGTGGTGGAGAGCGGCAGTTTTAGCGCCGCCGCCGATGCGCTGAATATCTCGGCAGTAATGGTGGGCAAGCATATTGCGCAGCTGGAGGCGCTGCTCGGCGTGCGGCTATTGGAGCGCACCACCCGCAAACACAGCCTGACCAGCGCGGGGGCCAATTACTATGACAATTGCAAAAAAGTGCTCGAGCAAGTGCGCTGGGCTGAAAGCTCGATTGAAAGCCTGCAAGCGCAGCCGCAAGGCCTACTGCGCATCAGCGCGCCGATCAATCTGGGCGCGACGGTGATTGCGCCCTTGGTGGCAGGCTATCTGGCGCAATACCCGCAGGTCAAAATCGAACTGATTTTAAGTAACACCCGCGTTGATCTGATTGAAGACGGCTTTGATCTGGCGATACGTACCGGCGATTTGGGCAATAGTGATCTGGTCGCACGCGCCTTGCCCAATTATCAACTGCGCCTGTGCGCATCCCCCGCGTATTTGCAACAATACGGCAAGCCAGAGCACCCGAGCGAGCTGCAACAGCATTACTGTGCAACGCACCTAATCTGGGGCAATCGCCATGAATGGCCGGGCTTGCGCCTGCGCGATCAGCAAATCTGGCCCTGCAATAGCCGCTTTGCCAGCAACGACAGCCGTGCGCTGCTACAAGCGGCGCTCAATGGCACCGGGATTATTTTTCAGCCTGAAGTCTTATTGGGCGAAGACATCGCCGCAGGGCGCTTAGTAGCGATACTGAATGATTACCTGCCTCCGGCTACGCCAGTCCATCTCGTCTATCTATCCGACCCACGCCCCAGACCCAAGCTCAATAGTGTGGTGGAGTATTTGCTGGCGAATTACCCACGTCCATGA
- a CDS encoding glutathione S-transferase family protein: MLPKLTLISHPLCPYVQRAAIVLAEKNIPFTRVDIDLANKPDWFLQISPLGKTPVLLVDGQAIFESAVICEYLDETIAPALHPSDAILRAQHRGWIEFASNLLNSIAGFYSASSTEALAAKAEEIRGKLATLESALHHTPYFAGAQFCLVDAVFGPVFRYFDVFEQVTDFDFLRSTPKVNAWHQALRQRASIIGAVQPDYPAKLTQFLQQCRSALAEQIQPESAACALPA; this comes from the coding sequence ATGTTGCCTAAGCTCACCCTGATCAGCCATCCACTGTGCCCCTACGTACAACGCGCGGCGATTGTGTTGGCGGAGAAAAACATCCCGTTTACCCGCGTTGATATTGATCTTGCGAATAAGCCAGACTGGTTTTTGCAAATTTCGCCGCTGGGTAAAACGCCGGTACTACTGGTCGATGGCCAAGCGATTTTTGAATCGGCAGTGATTTGCGAATATCTGGACGAAACCATCGCCCCGGCGCTGCACCCCAGCGATGCCATCTTGCGGGCGCAACACCGCGGCTGGATTGAATTTGCCTCCAATCTACTCAATAGCATTGCCGGTTTTTACAGCGCCAGCAGTACTGAGGCTTTGGCGGCGAAAGCGGAGGAAATTCGCGGCAAGCTGGCGACGCTGGAGTCGGCATTGCATCACACGCCGTATTTTGCTGGCGCGCAGTTCTGCTTGGTTGACGCGGTATTTGGCCCGGTGTTTCGCTACTTTGACGTGTTTGAGCAAGTGACGGATTTTGATTTCTTGCGCAGCACGCCCAAAGTCAACGCATGGCACCAAGCCCTGCGCCAACGCGCGTCGATCATCGGCGCCGTGCAGCCCGATTACCCAGCCAAGCTCACGCAATTTTTACAGCAATGCCGCTCGGCGTTGGCGGAGCAAATACAGCCAGAAAGTGCAGCCTGTGCGCTACCGGCATAA
- a CDS encoding DoxX family protein — protein sequence MSHTALPAHSQLGITLLRVSLGTMWIAHALLKLMVFTLPGTAQFFQSVGIPGVLAYPVFALELLGGLALILGLYARQVSLLLVPIMAAAASVHFGNGWVHTSPGGGWEYPVFLTIASLVLWLLGDGAFSLRRSQRLCPQV from the coding sequence ATGTCACACACTGCCTTACCCGCCCATAGCCAGCTGGGCATTACCTTACTGCGCGTGAGCCTGGGCACAATGTGGATCGCCCACGCTTTACTCAAACTGATGGTGTTTACGCTGCCCGGCACGGCGCAGTTTTTCCAAAGCGTCGGCATACCCGGCGTACTGGCCTACCCGGTTTTTGCGCTCGAATTGCTCGGCGGTTTGGCGCTGATCTTGGGGCTGTATGCGCGCCAAGTGTCTTTATTGCTAGTGCCGATTATGGCCGCCGCCGCGTCGGTGCATTTTGGCAATGGCTGGGTACATACCAGCCCGGGCGGCGGCTGGGAATATCCGGTCTTTTTAACCATTGCTTCACTGGTGTTGTGGCTGCTGGGTGATGGCGCATTTAGCCTGCGCCGCAGCCAGCGCCTGTGCCCACAAGTTTAA
- a CDS encoding LysR family transcriptional regulator yields MNEYDFPWDHVQSLLATLEHGSLMAAARASGISQPTLSRHIAELESRWKTVLFERTGRGLTPTAHALRLADTARSMAEQAAQLGRLATGAERVLQGRVRVSASQTVAYVLLPPMLAQLRTLYPEIEIELVVSNAVVNLLRREADIALRMVRPQQSNLIAKKIADIPIHACAHPRYLQQRGTPQTIADVIAHDLITGDALDEVSPALSAQGFAIDQLRYGLRSDDIQAQWQAVRAGMGLGFASEFLLNTDPEVQIVLPELALPKLPIWLTVHQELNSSARIRAVYDFLAQQVPIELQRGKH; encoded by the coding sequence ATGAATGAATACGACTTTCCGTGGGATCATGTGCAGTCCTTGCTCGCCACCTTGGAGCACGGCAGCTTAATGGCGGCGGCGCGCGCCAGCGGCATTAGCCAGCCGACACTGAGCCGCCACATTGCCGAATTAGAAAGCCGCTGGAAAACCGTATTATTCGAGCGCACCGGCCGCGGCCTGACGCCCACCGCACACGCCTTGCGGCTGGCCGATACCGCGCGGAGCATGGCCGAACAAGCCGCGCAACTGGGGCGACTGGCCACCGGTGCCGAGCGCGTGCTGCAAGGCCGTGTGCGCGTCAGCGCCAGCCAAACCGTCGCCTACGTGTTGCTGCCGCCAATGTTGGCACAACTGCGCACGCTGTACCCCGAAATTGAAATCGAGCTGGTCGTGAGCAATGCCGTAGTCAACCTATTGCGGCGCGAAGCCGATATTGCACTGCGCATGGTGCGCCCGCAGCAAAGCAATCTGATCGCCAAAAAAATCGCCGACATCCCGATACACGCCTGCGCGCATCCCCGCTATCTGCAGCAGCGCGGCACGCCGCAAACCATCGCCGATGTCATCGCCCACGATTTAATCACCGGCGACGCGCTCGACGAAGTCAGCCCCGCGCTATCCGCGCAAGGCTTCGCGATTGACCAGCTACGCTACGGGCTACGCAGCGACGACATCCAAGCCCAATGGCAAGCGGTACGCGCCGGAATGGGGCTGGGCTTTGCCAGCGAATTCTTGCTCAACACCGACCCCGAAGTGCAAATAGTCCTCCCCGAGCTTGCCCTGCCCAAGCTACCAATCTGGCTGACCGTACACCAAGAACTCAACAGCAGCGCCCGAATTCGCGCGGTATATGATTTTCTGGCGCAGCAGGTGCCAATCGAATTGCAGCGTGGCAAGCATTGA
- a CDS encoding lysophospholipase, which yields MGILKEMTLALTLGLITPHSIASQAEIQTAGPEGLLRGTLTTAQNPNSITALIIPGSGPTDRDGNNPFGLNTNTYKLLAEELAAQGITTLRIDKRGMFGSEKAISNPNAVTIDDYASDVQSWISALRQQTDAKCVWLIGHSEGGLVSLVTAQRSKDICGLVLVASAGRPLGVLIREQLKSNPANAPILKDAISILEKLESGHKVDKSKINSALLSLFHPEVQGFLINELTFDPAKLIGNIKKPILILQGLRDIQVGVADAKLLKKANLNSQLIFLKDTNHVLKTVKSDDRNENIKTYSNLLLPLADDVTKSISSFIKSNNNSKSE from the coding sequence ATGGGAATTTTAAAGGAAATGACATTGGCTTTGACCCTTGGATTAATTACCCCCCATTCAATTGCTAGCCAAGCCGAAATTCAAACGGCCGGACCAGAAGGCCTACTGCGGGGAACTCTAACTACAGCTCAAAATCCAAATTCAATCACTGCTTTAATTATTCCCGGTTCTGGCCCTACCGACCGTGACGGCAATAACCCATTTGGCTTAAATACAAATACATACAAATTACTTGCAGAAGAATTGGCTGCTCAAGGGATAACAACACTCCGCATTGATAAACGAGGTATGTTTGGTAGCGAAAAAGCAATCTCCAATCCGAATGCAGTCACAATTGATGACTATGCATCGGATGTTCAGTCTTGGATATCAGCACTTCGTCAACAAACGGATGCTAAATGTGTATGGCTGATTGGTCACAGCGAAGGCGGTTTGGTGTCTTTAGTGACGGCTCAGCGCTCAAAAGATATTTGTGGCTTGGTACTTGTTGCTTCCGCTGGCAGGCCACTAGGAGTTCTTATTAGAGAGCAACTAAAATCAAACCCCGCCAATGCGCCAATTCTAAAGGATGCAATATCAATATTAGAAAAACTAGAAAGTGGCCATAAGGTTGACAAGTCTAAAATCAATTCGGCTTTGCTTTCTTTGTTTCATCCTGAGGTACAAGGGTTCCTTATTAATGAGCTAACATTCGACCCCGCAAAACTAATCGGAAATATCAAGAAACCAATACTCATTTTGCAGGGTTTGCGTGACATTCAGGTGGGTGTTGCTGATGCAAAGCTATTGAAAAAAGCTAATTTAAATTCACAGCTTATCTTTCTAAAAGATACCAACCATGTATTAAAAACTGTAAAGAGTGACGATAGGAATGAAAATATTAAAACATATTCAAATTTATTACTCCCTTTGGCTGATGATGTAACCAAATCAATTTCATCGTTTATTAAGAGTAATAACAATAGTAAGTCTGAATGA
- a CDS encoding nitroreductase family protein translates to MTITQLLEQRISCNYFDPTHTLDAAQISELIRLATLAPSAYNGQNWRFIAVQSPEGKQQVLQHAYGQQKVADAAVCFIVCGRLDLHTQLAQNLAPSLAAGIMSAELVANMVHYATEAFGNQPQNQRDEAIRSASLSAMSLILAAQGMGLASCPMTGFDAAGVAQTFGLSNDEIPVMLIPVGRAAEQNWPQKPRRAVADVLEVV, encoded by the coding sequence ATGACGATCACGCAACTATTGGAACAACGTATCTCTTGCAATTATTTCGACCCGACTCACACCTTGGACGCAGCACAAATTAGCGAGCTAATCCGCCTAGCCACGCTCGCGCCCAGTGCCTACAACGGCCAGAACTGGCGCTTTATCGCGGTGCAATCGCCAGAAGGCAAACAGCAAGTACTGCAACACGCCTACGGCCAGCAAAAGGTCGCCGATGCAGCGGTGTGCTTTATTGTTTGCGGGCGGCTGGATTTGCACACGCAATTGGCGCAAAACCTTGCCCCAAGCCTCGCGGCAGGGATCATGAGCGCCGAATTAGTCGCCAATATGGTGCATTACGCGACCGAGGCGTTTGGCAATCAGCCGCAAAACCAGCGCGACGAAGCGATCCGCTCTGCTTCGCTCTCGGCGATGAGCTTAATTTTGGCCGCGCAGGGCATGGGGCTGGCTAGTTGCCCGATGACGGGGTTTGACGCAGCAGGCGTGGCGCAAACCTTTGGGCTGTCAAACGACGAAATCCCGGTGATGCTGATCCCCGTTGGCCGCGCCGCCGAGCAAAATTGGCCACAAAAACCCCGCCGCGCAGTGGCCGACGTGCTCGAAGTTGTTTAA
- a CDS encoding antibiotic biosynthesis monooxygenase, with protein sequence MYSATFIFTAKQYDDEFHALDALIATAAKESVGYLGEEAWEDPKTGRIANVYYWESEAGLKALIAHPKHIEAKKRYSEWLGGYQVIISQVLKTYGDGQLGHVLTA encoded by the coding sequence ATGTATAGCGCCACCTTTATTTTTACCGCCAAACAATACGACGACGAATTTCACGCGCTCGACGCGCTAATCGCCACCGCCGCCAAGGAATCAGTCGGCTATCTCGGCGAAGAGGCATGGGAAGACCCCAAAACCGGCCGTATCGCCAATGTGTATTACTGGGAAAGCGAAGCCGGCCTGAAAGCGCTAATTGCCCACCCCAAACACATCGAGGCGAAAAAGCGCTATAGCGAATGGTTAGGCGGCTATCAGGTGATTATTTCGCAAGTGCTCAAAACCTATGGCGACGGGCAGTTGGGGCATGTGCTAACGGCTTAA
- a CDS encoding EAL domain-containing protein — protein MLLKTNQTIFAKPFHAIACDQCRDLKGLGFEFTMAFQPIWDVEKKRPYAYEALVRGINGEPAASILAQVNDSNRYRFDQACRVKAIELAATLGLHHQPDCLLSINFLPNAVYRPETCIRATLEAAERFRFPTNRLMFEVTEGEQVSDSDHLVGIFEAYRRHGFTTAIDDFGAGYSGLNLLAEFQPDVIKIDMELTRGIDQSSSRQAILAGILLTCRQLNIRVIAEGVETESEYHTLAEMGVELIQGFYFARPEIDHLALAIR, from the coding sequence ATGCTACTCAAAACCAATCAAACCATCTTTGCGAAACCCTTCCACGCGATTGCGTGTGACCAATGTCGTGATTTAAAGGGATTGGGCTTCGAATTTACCATGGCGTTTCAGCCGATTTGGGATGTGGAAAAGAAACGCCCCTATGCGTATGAAGCGCTAGTTCGCGGCATCAATGGCGAACCTGCGGCCAGCATTCTGGCGCAAGTGAACGACAGTAATCGCTATCGTTTCGACCAAGCCTGCCGCGTAAAAGCGATTGAATTGGCCGCCACACTGGGGCTGCATCATCAACCCGATTGCCTGCTATCGATCAATTTCCTGCCCAATGCAGTGTATCGTCCTGAAACTTGTATTCGCGCCACCTTGGAGGCCGCCGAGCGTTTTCGCTTTCCCACAAATCGGCTGATGTTTGAAGTCACCGAGGGTGAGCAAGTCAGCGATAGCGATCATTTGGTTGGCATTTTCGAGGCCTATCGCCGCCATGGTTTCACCACCGCGATTGATGACTTTGGCGCTGGGTATTCTGGGCTCAATTTGCTGGCCGAATTTCAACCCGATGTCATCAAAATCGATATGGAACTTACCCGAGGTATTGACCAGAGCAGCAGTCGCCAAGCGATCTTGGCAGGCATACTACTCACTTGCCGCCAACTCAATATTCGCGTGATTGCCGAAGGCGTCGAAACAGAATCGGAATATCACACCTTGGCCGAGATGGGGGTCGAGCTGATTCAAGGCTTTTACTTTGCCCGCCCCGAAATTGATCATTTAGCGCTAGCAATACGCTGA
- a CDS encoding LysR family transcriptional regulator, with translation MNAKTQYKLEAADLALILALVRTRKLADAGERLALDSSTVFRALQRIERGLGVNLFERSRHGYAPLELALTLAEQAEQLEMVLENARSTAQQQPDHIVGTVRITTTDGILHQLVAPALPNLLQQHPQLVFELHTGNELASLTRRDADIAVRATQRPPAHLIGKKLGPIRMAPFAARDSGMSWEDALNGRAMWIAPDDGLPEHPSVVWRKRQHPKINPQFRVGSIMTVMELIALGLGVGLLPLFMAQQHPHLRQIGDEIGECQTELWLLTHAEARHLRRVSSVYSYLAEQIQLS, from the coding sequence ATGAATGCAAAAACGCAATACAAGCTCGAAGCAGCTGATTTAGCCTTGATCCTCGCCTTGGTGCGCACGCGCAAATTAGCCGACGCGGGCGAGCGTTTGGCGCTCGATTCGTCTACGGTATTTCGCGCCTTGCAACGCATCGAGCGCGGGCTGGGCGTGAATTTGTTCGAGCGCTCGCGCCATGGCTACGCGCCGCTGGAATTGGCGCTCACCTTGGCCGAACAAGCTGAACAGCTAGAAATGGTGCTGGAAAACGCGCGCAGCACGGCGCAGCAACAGCCCGATCACATCGTCGGCACAGTGCGCATCACCACCACCGACGGCATTTTGCACCAGCTAGTCGCGCCAGCCTTGCCCAATTTATTGCAGCAGCACCCGCAACTGGTGTTCGAATTGCACACTGGCAATGAGCTCGCCAGCCTCACGCGGCGCGACGCTGATATTGCCGTGCGCGCCACGCAGCGCCCGCCAGCGCATTTAATCGGTAAAAAGCTCGGCCCAATCCGCATGGCACCGTTTGCCGCCCGCGACAGCGGTATGAGTTGGGAGGATGCACTCAATGGGCGCGCGATGTGGATCGCCCCCGACGACGGACTGCCCGAACACCCCTCGGTGGTGTGGCGCAAACGGCAGCACCCCAAAATCAACCCGCAATTTCGCGTCGGCAGCATTATGACGGTGATGGAATTGATCGCGCTGGGGCTTGGCGTTGGCTTATTGCCGCTGTTTATGGCGCAACAGCATCCGCACTTGCGCCAAATTGGCGACGAAATCGGCGAATGCCAAACCGAGCTCTGGCTACTCACCCACGCCGAAGCGCGCCATCTGCGGCGCGTGTCGTCGGTTTACAGCTATTTGGCCGAGCAGATTCAATTAAGTTGA
- a CDS encoding YaeQ family protein — protein MALKSTVFKAELNITDMDRNYYATHHLTLARHPSETDERMMLRLVAFAQHASETLELTRGLCADDEPDIWQMDLTGAIENWIDLGMPDEKRIKKACGRSASVWIYAYGARVVDIWFDGIKGQLTRFDHLNVVGIDAETLAELAKMTERTMQLQFTIQDGQTWVSDNTHNVLVEPRPLLRMGQVV, from the coding sequence ATGGCCCTGAAATCCACTGTTTTTAAAGCCGAACTGAATATCACCGATATGGATCGCAATTATTACGCGACCCATCATCTGACATTGGCGCGCCACCCTTCCGAAACCGATGAGCGCATGATGTTGCGGCTGGTGGCTTTTGCGCAGCACGCCAGCGAAACGCTCGAACTCACGCGCGGCCTGTGTGCGGACGACGAGCCTGATATCTGGCAAATGGATCTAACTGGTGCAATCGAAAACTGGATCGATTTGGGGATGCCCGACGAAAAACGGATCAAAAAAGCCTGCGGTCGCTCAGCGAGCGTGTGGATTTACGCCTACGGCGCACGCGTGGTGGATATTTGGTTTGACGGCATCAAAGGCCAACTGACCCGCTTTGACCATCTGAACGTCGTCGGCATCGACGCCGAAACCTTGGCTGAGCTGGCCAAAATGACCGAGCGCACGATGCAATTGCAATTTACGATTCAAGACGGCCAAACGTGGGTGTCGGATAACACGCACAATGTACTGGTCGAACCGCGCCCATTGCTGCGGATGGGGCAAGTGGTTTAA
- a CDS encoding FKBP-type peptidyl-prolyl cis-trans isomerase encodes MKYLAIALAALTFNAVAAPAASSASSAAKAIKTESGIEITMLKEGKGANPKALDTVSVHYRGTLPDGKEFDSSYKRGEPATFPLSRVVPCWTEGVQKIKVGGKAKLVCPPKLAYGERGVPGVIPANATLIFEVELLAIK; translated from the coding sequence ATGAAATACCTCGCAATCGCGCTTGCCGCACTCACTTTCAACGCCGTCGCAGCCCCAGCGGCTAGCAGCGCCAGCAGTGCGGCCAAGGCCATCAAAACCGAATCGGGCATCGAAATCACAATGCTAAAAGAAGGCAAAGGCGCGAATCCCAAAGCGCTTGATACGGTCAGCGTGCATTACCGTGGCACTTTGCCTGATGGTAAAGAATTTGATAGCTCGTACAAACGCGGCGAGCCTGCGACTTTCCCGCTGAGCCGCGTGGTGCCGTGCTGGACTGAAGGCGTACAGAAAATCAAAGTAGGCGGTAAGGCTAAACTGGTTTGCCCACCAAAATTGGCCTACGGCGAGCGCGGTGTACCGGGCGTAATCCCTGCCAATGCCACACTGATTTTTGAAGTGGAATTGCTGGCTATTAAATAA
- a CDS encoding methylenetetrahydrofolate reductase: protein MSTNLHTKITQRQSGILLYGITPPKANNTPEKIAEIAALQVERIAPLNVDGLVLYDIQDEADRTDAARPFPFLATLDPLTYSRDYLAALDIPKINYRCVGKYTPEAFRADVAAMGQGVSVFVGAASREQQVSLSVAQAYALRRDTNADLLVGGVAIPERHLVKNDEHLRVAHKVAEGCSFFVTQCVYNVEAAKNFLSDYYYACQASGTPMVPIIFTITPCGSVKTLEFMKWLGISIPKWLENDLIHSGDILAKSLDVCKGIFAELLQYANEKGIPVGCNVESVAIRKDEIEASLQLVRDVQAMFAASVAR, encoded by the coding sequence ATGTCTACCAATCTGCACACCAAAATCACCCAGCGCCAATCCGGTATCTTGCTGTATGGCATTACGCCACCGAAGGCGAACAATACGCCGGAGAAAATCGCCGAGATTGCCGCCTTGCAAGTCGAGCGCATTGCGCCGCTGAATGTCGATGGGCTGGTGCTGTATGACATTCAGGATGAAGCAGATCGCACCGACGCGGCGCGGCCGTTTCCGTTTTTGGCGACGCTCGACCCGCTAACCTATAGCCGCGATTATCTGGCGGCGCTGGATATTCCAAAAATAAACTACCGCTGCGTCGGTAAATATACGCCCGAAGCTTTTCGCGCTGATGTGGCCGCGATGGGGCAGGGCGTGTCGGTGTTTGTCGGCGCCGCATCACGTGAACAGCAAGTCTCGCTATCGGTCGCGCAAGCGTACGCACTGCGTCGCGACACCAACGCCGATTTGCTCGTCGGCGGCGTTGCGATTCCGGAGCGACATTTGGTTAAAAACGACGAACACCTGCGCGTTGCGCACAAGGTTGCTGAAGGGTGTTCTTTCTTTGTGACGCAGTGCGTTTATAACGTCGAGGCGGCGAAAAATTTCCTGTCGGATTACTACTATGCTTGCCAAGCGAGCGGCACGCCTATGGTGCCGATTATTTTCACGATCACGCCGTGTGGCTCGGTGAAAACCTTGGAATTTATGAAGTGGCTGGGGATTAGTATTCCAAAATGGCTGGAAAACGATCTCATCCATTCGGGTGATATTTTGGCCAAATCGCTCGATGTATGTAAGGGTATCTTCGCGGAGCTATTGCAATATGCTAATGAGAAAGGAATACCAGTAGGGTGTAATGTAGAAAGCGTCGCGATTCGCAAAGACGAAATTGAGGCGTCGCTGCAATTAGTGCGCGATGTGCAGGCGATGTTTGCCGCGAGTGTGGCGCGCTAG